A genomic segment from Biomphalaria glabrata chromosome 16, xgBioGlab47.1, whole genome shotgun sequence encodes:
- the LOC106060328 gene encoding coiled-coil domain-containing protein 103-like has translation MSSKKISHDDDHLDFKKLEEEVQTAVVNDERYWRENDAKIRAVEQRVPTYDDFRELVLAAHLKPLEKEDKMNNIKNFTQIWNQPATLFPKSNIPDNIQNENEAKSDQVTVNSGQEFAQHWKRYCKTHKEKKAFLLSVGASKLQSIFKVEIAGGLLGEFIECLYTFEDHEAHLVASCLESLSKSQRFSLSKTFLNKCELELCTLLLDKLMEKQNKTDDIQCMDKLKMLRNIYC, from the exons aTGTCTTCAAAGAAAATTTCTCACGACGATGATCacctagattttaaaaaactggAGGAAGAGGTACAAACAGCTGTTGTGAATGATGAGCGATACTGGCGTGAAAATGATGCCAAAATAAGAGCAGTGGAACAAAGAGTTCCTACTTATGATGATTTCAG AGAATTGGTTTTGGCAGCTCATTTGAAACCACTAGAAAAGGAAGATAAGATGAATAACATAAAGAATTTTACACAGATCTGGAACCAGCCAGCCACATTATTCCCAAAGTCGAATATTCCAGAtaacatacaaaatgaaaatgaagcAAAG TCAGATCAAGTCACGGTGAACTCTGGGCAGGAATTTGCACAACATTGGAAACGCTACTGTAAAactcacaaagaaaaaaaagcttttctacTCTCTGTCGGGGCTTCAAAGCTGCAATCAATTTTCAAAGTAGAAATAGCAGGTGGCTTACTGGGAGAATTCATCGAATGCTTATATACTTTTGAAGATCATGAAGCTCATCTGGTTGCAAGTTGCTTGGAATCACTGTCGAAGTCACAAAGGTTTTCTttgtctaaaacatttttaaacaaatgtgagTTGGAGCTGTGCACTCTTTTGCTTGACAAACTtatggaaaaacaaaacaaaacagatgaTATTCAGTGCATGGACAAATTGAAAATGCTTCGAAACATTTATTGCTAG